In Geotalea uraniireducens, the genomic window CCGGCAATGCGCCTTGCAATGTTCGACAATCAGGGCGTGGTATTCGTTGAACAGCTGCGGATCGTTCGGCAGGTTCTCCATGAACAGGGCACGGACCTCTTCGTAACCAGCCGTCGGCACCGCCAGTCCGAGCGCGGCTAAGAGTCGCTTCGTGTAGGCATCGACGACAAACGTCGGCTTTCCCCCCGCATAGAGGAGGATCGAGTCGCAGGTTTCGCGGCCGATTCCCCGGACCCCAAGCAAGGCTTCCCGCAGTTCGCGCCAATCTCCGGCAAACATCCGCGCCAAATCCCCTTCGTAACGAGCAAAGAGAAACGCCACGAACTCCTTTAGACGGACACTCTTGACATTGAAAAAGCCGGCCGGCCTGATCACCTCGGCCAGGTCCCTTACCGGCACCGCCCGAAGCGCCCCGGGCGTCAGCAGCCGAGCCTCTTTCAGGTTGGCGATCGCCTTCTCCACGTTTCCCCAGTTGGTATTCTGGGTAAGGATCGCCCCGACGCAGACCTCGAATGGCGTCTCCGCCGGCCACCAGTACCGGGGGCCGTACTGCTGGAAGAGCAGCTCATAAATCTGCAGCAAGCGGCGCGACGGCCCCTCGCTGGACTCCCTGCTCACTCTTCACCGCCCCCCATGATGGTGTCATAAACCGCCCGCACCGCCTCGGTGGTCCGCTCGTACTCGTTCAGCAGCGCCGTGCCGGGGTGACGGAGCTTCGGATCGTAGCCGAGCCGGCGGGCCAGCTTGTCCAGATATTCCCGGGAGCCTCCCAGGTCGTTAATAGAATAGTCGTGAATGAGCCGCAGGCGGTTTTCCAGCCGGCGCAGGAACTTGTAGCCGGCCTGCAGGACCGTCGACTCCTCCTCGCCGATCACGTTGCAGAGCCGCATCGCTTTCAACGCGAGGAGAGTGTTGGTACTCCTGACCTCGGGGTGGTGGCGGCCATGGCAGAGCTGCAGGTACTGGACGAGGAATTCGATGTCGACGATGCCGCCCCGACCGGTCTTGATGTTGTAACTCCCCGCTTTCTCCTTAGCCAGTTCCACTTCCATCCGGGTCCGCAGCCGGCGGATCTCCCGGCGGACCGTATCATCGGCCCCGGCGCCGTAGACCGTTGCCCTGATCACCTCCTCGATGGCCCGGCGCAGTCGCTCGTCGCCATAGACGACACGCGCCTTGGTCAGCGCCTGCCGCTCCCAGATCTGGGCTTCGTCGCGATGATAGTTGCGGAACGACTCGATGGAAGTGACAAGGGGGCCGGCATTGCCGGAGGGGCGCAAGCGGGTATCGATTTTATAGACATACCCTTCACGGGTCAGGGTGGTCAGAATGGAGATGATCTTCTGGCCGAGCTTGGCAAAATA contains:
- a CDS encoding endonuclease III domain-containing protein; its protein translation is MSRESSEGPSRRLLQIYELLFQQYGPRYWWPAETPFEVCVGAILTQNTNWGNVEKAIANLKEARLLTPGALRAVPVRDLAEVIRPAGFFNVKSVRLKEFVAFLFARYEGDLARMFAGDWRELREALLGVRGIGRETCDSILLYAGGKPTFVVDAYTKRLLAALGLAVPTAGYEEVRALFMENLPNDPQLFNEYHALIVEHCKAHCRKKPRCSGCALHLLCIP